One genomic window of Anser cygnoides isolate HZ-2024a breed goose chromosome 11, Taihu_goose_T2T_genome, whole genome shotgun sequence includes the following:
- the CCDC33 gene encoding coiled-coil domain-containing protein 33 isoform X4 has product MDGWIDGWMKRRMDRWRVGYKRGKTGCFCAPPRWLWPSGQTSSAQLRGAGCQGKPVPVVGCRRCWGATGSAAGWQEVSRYRLALKRMAGDLLSLRRHVTSLEVENGHLRRRLAGREEPGGALLADVDVDVMTREEVLDRLATLKGELVSGTMEMRRLKDRVQRLQNELIRNDREKELVLLQRAHRQQQAALRRCQEQVARTKGLEEMVRQQEKVIEVMERVLQDRLSMSTEKPTGDLHALLLAENRRLREELARPPRPPSPPMAPRASHGTRNIFGGTEKLSLLARLEEAQARGRVMERQLEEAARRWGREKQELGMRLLEREHGFGGSAPHSPHVPTSKQPPGSTFSPRRPRTLDPLP; this is encoded by the exons atggatggatggatagatGGATGGATGAAGAGAAGGATGGATAGATGGAGGGTTGGTTACAAGAGGGGAAAGACTGGATGTTTCTGTGCCCCTCCGAGGTGGCTCTGGCCCTCAGGACAAACCTCCTCAGCTCAGCTCcgtggggctgggtgccagggGAAGCCCGTGCCGGTGGTGGGGTGCCGCCGGTGCTGGGGTGCCACCGGCTCTGCTGCGGGCTGGCAGGAGGTGAGCAGGTACCGCCTGGCGCTGAAGCGGATGGCGGGCGACCTCCTGTCCCTGCGCCGGCACGTCACCAGCCTGGAGGTGGAGAACGGGCACCTGCGGCGCAGGCTGGCCGGGCGCGAGGAGCCGGGCGGCGCTCTGCTCGCCGACGTGGACGTGGACGTGATGACCAGGGAGGAGGTCCTGGACCGCCTGG CCACCCTGAAGGGCGAGCTGGTGTCGGGCACGATGGAGATGCGGCGGCTGAAGGACCGCGTGCAGCGGCTGCAGAACGAGCTGATCCGG AATGACCGGGAGAaggagctggtgctgctccAGCGAGCGCACCGGCAGCAGCAAGCCGCTCTCAGGAGGTGCCAGGAGCAGGTGGCCAGGACTAAGGGCCTGGAGGAGATGGTGAGGCAGCAGGAGAAG GTCATCGAGGTGATGGAGCGGGTGCTGCAGGACAGGCTCTCCATGAGCACTGAGAAACCAACAG gGGACCTGCACGCCCTGCTGCTGGCCGAGAACCGCAGGCTGCGGGAGGAGCTGGCgaggcccccccgccccccatcGCCCCCCATGGCCCCACGTGCCTCCCATGGCACACGGAACATCTTCGGTGGCACGGAGAAGCTGTCGCTGCTGGCCAGGCTGGAGGAGGCACAAGCCCGCGGGCGTGTGATGGAGAGGCAG CTGGAGGAGGCGGCGAGGAGGTGGGGACGGGagaagcaggagctgggcatGCGGCTGCTGGAGCGGGAGCACGGCTttgggggctcagccccccactctccccacgtccccacctcG AAACAACCCCCAGGCTCCACCTTCTCCCCAAGGAGACCCCGGACCCTGGACCCCCTGCCCTAG
- the CCDC33 gene encoding coiled-coil domain-containing protein 33 isoform X1, producing MDGWIDGWMKRRMDRWRVGYKRGKTGCFCAPPRWLWPSGQTSSAQLRGAGCQGKPVPVVGCRRCWGATGSAAGWQEVSRYRLALKRMAGDLLSLRRHVTSLEVENGHLRRRLAGREEPGGALLADVDVDVMTREEVLDRLATLKGELVSGTMEMRRLKDRVQRLQNELIRVPALVGAGGMAMGWGRWSPPPRAWRGGPRGFFPFLPPQKNDREKELVLLQRAHRQQQAALRRCQEQVARTKGLEEMVRQQEKVIEVMERVLQDRLSMSTEKPTGDLHALLLAENRRLREELARPPRPPSPPMAPRASHGTRNIFGGTEKLSLLARLEEAQARGRVMERQLEEAARRWGREKQELGMRLLEREHGFGGSAPHSPHVPTSKQPPGSTFSPRRPRTLDPLP from the exons atggatggatggatagatGGATGGATGAAGAGAAGGATGGATAGATGGAGGGTTGGTTACAAGAGGGGAAAGACTGGATGTTTCTGTGCCCCTCCGAGGTGGCTCTGGCCCTCAGGACAAACCTCCTCAGCTCAGCTCcgtggggctgggtgccagggGAAGCCCGTGCCGGTGGTGGGGTGCCGCCGGTGCTGGGGTGCCACCGGCTCTGCTGCGGGCTGGCAGGAGGTGAGCAGGTACCGCCTGGCGCTGAAGCGGATGGCGGGCGACCTCCTGTCCCTGCGCCGGCACGTCACCAGCCTGGAGGTGGAGAACGGGCACCTGCGGCGCAGGCTGGCCGGGCGCGAGGAGCCGGGCGGCGCTCTGCTCGCCGACGTGGACGTGGACGTGATGACCAGGGAGGAGGTCCTGGACCGCCTGG CCACCCTGAAGGGCGAGCTGGTGTCGGGCACGATGGAGATGCGGCGGCTGAAGGACCGCGTGCAGCGGCTGCAGAACGAGCTGATCCGGGTACCGGCACTCGTGGGCGCGGGCGGGATGGCGATGGGGTGGGGGCGTTGGTCCCCACCACCCCGAGCATGGCGCGGAGGCCCTCggggtttttttcccttccttcccccccagAAGAATGACCGGGAGAaggagctggtgctgctccAGCGAGCGCACCGGCAGCAGCAAGCCGCTCTCAGGAGGTGCCAGGAGCAGGTGGCCAGGACTAAGGGCCTGGAGGAGATGGTGAGGCAGCAGGAGAAG GTCATCGAGGTGATGGAGCGGGTGCTGCAGGACAGGCTCTCCATGAGCACTGAGAAACCAACAG gGGACCTGCACGCCCTGCTGCTGGCCGAGAACCGCAGGCTGCGGGAGGAGCTGGCgaggcccccccgccccccatcGCCCCCCATGGCCCCACGTGCCTCCCATGGCACACGGAACATCTTCGGTGGCACGGAGAAGCTGTCGCTGCTGGCCAGGCTGGAGGAGGCACAAGCCCGCGGGCGTGTGATGGAGAGGCAG CTGGAGGAGGCGGCGAGGAGGTGGGGACGGGagaagcaggagctgggcatGCGGCTGCTGGAGCGGGAGCACGGCTttgggggctcagccccccactctccccacgtccccacctcG AAACAACCCCCAGGCTCCACCTTCTCCCCAAGGAGACCCCGGACCCTGGACCCCCTGCCCTAG
- the CCDC33 gene encoding coiled-coil domain-containing protein 33 isoform X5: MRTARGQGRRHPCLCCRTCVAPRCSRRPLALVSPHSPTGTPWPCRRLTASCPGCRRGRRTSPGTSSSGLEVENGHLRRRLAGREEPGGALLADVDVDVMTREEVLDRLATLKGELVSGTMEMRRLKDRVQRLQNELIRVPALVGAGGMAMGWGRWSPPPRAWRGGPRGFFPFLPPQKNDREKELVLLQRAHRQQQAALRRCQEQVARTKGLEEMVRQQEKVIEVMERVLQDRLSMSTEKPTGDLHALLLAENRRLREELARPPRPPSPPMAPRASHGTRNIFGGTEKLSLLARLEEAQARGRVMERQLEEAARRWGREKQELGMRLLEREHGFGGSAPHSPHVPTSKQPPGSTFSPRRPRTLDPLP, from the exons aTGAGGACAGCACGGGGCCAGGGTCGCCGCCACCCCTGCCTTTGTTGCCGCACGTGCGTGGCTCCGCGGTGCAGCCGCCGACCCCTGGCTCTGgtgtcccctcacagccccaCCGGGACGCCATGGCCCTGCCGCCGGCTGACAGCGTCCTGCCCGGGATGCCGCAGAG GTCGCAGGACGTCCCCAGGGACCTCCAGCAGCGG CCTGGAGGTGGAGAACGGGCACCTGCGGCGCAGGCTGGCCGGGCGCGAGGAGCCGGGCGGCGCTCTGCTCGCCGACGTGGACGTGGACGTGATGACCAGGGAGGAGGTCCTGGACCGCCTGG CCACCCTGAAGGGCGAGCTGGTGTCGGGCACGATGGAGATGCGGCGGCTGAAGGACCGCGTGCAGCGGCTGCAGAACGAGCTGATCCGGGTACCGGCACTCGTGGGCGCGGGCGGGATGGCGATGGGGTGGGGGCGTTGGTCCCCACCACCCCGAGCATGGCGCGGAGGCCCTCggggtttttttcccttccttcccccccagAAGAATGACCGGGAGAaggagctggtgctgctccAGCGAGCGCACCGGCAGCAGCAAGCCGCTCTCAGGAGGTGCCAGGAGCAGGTGGCCAGGACTAAGGGCCTGGAGGAGATGGTGAGGCAGCAGGAGAAG GTCATCGAGGTGATGGAGCGGGTGCTGCAGGACAGGCTCTCCATGAGCACTGAGAAACCAACAG gGGACCTGCACGCCCTGCTGCTGGCCGAGAACCGCAGGCTGCGGGAGGAGCTGGCgaggcccccccgccccccatcGCCCCCCATGGCCCCACGTGCCTCCCATGGCACACGGAACATCTTCGGTGGCACGGAGAAGCTGTCGCTGCTGGCCAGGCTGGAGGAGGCACAAGCCCGCGGGCGTGTGATGGAGAGGCAG CTGGAGGAGGCGGCGAGGAGGTGGGGACGGGagaagcaggagctgggcatGCGGCTGCTGGAGCGGGAGCACGGCTttgggggctcagccccccactctccccacgtccccacctcG AAACAACCCCCAGGCTCCACCTTCTCCCCAAGGAGACCCCGGACCCTGGACCCCCTGCCCTAG
- the CCDC33 gene encoding coiled-coil domain-containing protein 33 isoform X3 gives MDGWIDGWMKRRMDRWRVGYKRGKTGCFCAPPRWLWPSGQTSSAQLRGAGCQGKPVPVVGCRRCWGATGSAAGWQEVSRYRLALKRMAGDLLSLRRHVTSLEVENGHLRRRLAGREEPGGALLADVDVDVMTREEVLDRLATLKGELVSGTMEMRRLKDRVQRLQNELIRKNDREKELVLLQRAHRQQQAALRRCQEQVARTKGLEEMVRQQEKVIEVMERVLQDRLSMSTEKPTGDLHALLLAENRRLREELARPPRPPSPPMAPRASHGTRNIFGGTEKLSLLARLEEAQARGRVMERQLEEAARRWGREKQELGMRLLEREHGFGGSAPHSPHVPTSKQPPGSTFSPRRPRTLDPLP, from the exons atggatggatggatagatGGATGGATGAAGAGAAGGATGGATAGATGGAGGGTTGGTTACAAGAGGGGAAAGACTGGATGTTTCTGTGCCCCTCCGAGGTGGCTCTGGCCCTCAGGACAAACCTCCTCAGCTCAGCTCcgtggggctgggtgccagggGAAGCCCGTGCCGGTGGTGGGGTGCCGCCGGTGCTGGGGTGCCACCGGCTCTGCTGCGGGCTGGCAGGAGGTGAGCAGGTACCGCCTGGCGCTGAAGCGGATGGCGGGCGACCTCCTGTCCCTGCGCCGGCACGTCACCAGCCTGGAGGTGGAGAACGGGCACCTGCGGCGCAGGCTGGCCGGGCGCGAGGAGCCGGGCGGCGCTCTGCTCGCCGACGTGGACGTGGACGTGATGACCAGGGAGGAGGTCCTGGACCGCCTGG CCACCCTGAAGGGCGAGCTGGTGTCGGGCACGATGGAGATGCGGCGGCTGAAGGACCGCGTGCAGCGGCTGCAGAACGAGCTGATCCGG AAGAATGACCGGGAGAaggagctggtgctgctccAGCGAGCGCACCGGCAGCAGCAAGCCGCTCTCAGGAGGTGCCAGGAGCAGGTGGCCAGGACTAAGGGCCTGGAGGAGATGGTGAGGCAGCAGGAGAAG GTCATCGAGGTGATGGAGCGGGTGCTGCAGGACAGGCTCTCCATGAGCACTGAGAAACCAACAG gGGACCTGCACGCCCTGCTGCTGGCCGAGAACCGCAGGCTGCGGGAGGAGCTGGCgaggcccccccgccccccatcGCCCCCCATGGCCCCACGTGCCTCCCATGGCACACGGAACATCTTCGGTGGCACGGAGAAGCTGTCGCTGCTGGCCAGGCTGGAGGAGGCACAAGCCCGCGGGCGTGTGATGGAGAGGCAG CTGGAGGAGGCGGCGAGGAGGTGGGGACGGGagaagcaggagctgggcatGCGGCTGCTGGAGCGGGAGCACGGCTttgggggctcagccccccactctccccacgtccccacctcG AAACAACCCCCAGGCTCCACCTTCTCCCCAAGGAGACCCCGGACCCTGGACCCCCTGCCCTAG
- the CCDC33 gene encoding coiled-coil domain-containing protein 33 isoform X6, whose translation MALPPADSVLPGMPQRSQDVPRDLQQREVSRYRLALKRMAGDLLSLRRHVTSLEVENGHLRRRLAGREEPGGALLADVDVDVMTREEVLDRLATLKGELVSGTMEMRRLKDRVQRLQNELIRVPALVGAGGMAMGWGRWSPPPRAWRGGPRGFFPFLPPQKNDREKELVLLQRAHRQQQAALRRCQEQVARTKGLEEMVRQQEKVIEVMERVLQDRLSMSTEKPTGDLHALLLAENRRLREELARPPRPPSPPMAPRASHGTRNIFGGTEKLSLLARLEEAQARGRVMERQLEEAARRWGREKQELGMRLLEREHGFGGSAPHSPHVPTSKQPPGSTFSPRRPRTLDPLP comes from the exons ATGGCCCTGCCGCCGGCTGACAGCGTCCTGCCCGGGATGCCGCAGAG GTCGCAGGACGTCCCCAGGGACCTCCAGCAGCGG GAGGTGAGCAGGTACCGCCTGGCGCTGAAGCGGATGGCGGGCGACCTCCTGTCCCTGCGCCGGCACGTCACCAGCCTGGAGGTGGAGAACGGGCACCTGCGGCGCAGGCTGGCCGGGCGCGAGGAGCCGGGCGGCGCTCTGCTCGCCGACGTGGACGTGGACGTGATGACCAGGGAGGAGGTCCTGGACCGCCTGG CCACCCTGAAGGGCGAGCTGGTGTCGGGCACGATGGAGATGCGGCGGCTGAAGGACCGCGTGCAGCGGCTGCAGAACGAGCTGATCCGGGTACCGGCACTCGTGGGCGCGGGCGGGATGGCGATGGGGTGGGGGCGTTGGTCCCCACCACCCCGAGCATGGCGCGGAGGCCCTCggggtttttttcccttccttcccccccagAAGAATGACCGGGAGAaggagctggtgctgctccAGCGAGCGCACCGGCAGCAGCAAGCCGCTCTCAGGAGGTGCCAGGAGCAGGTGGCCAGGACTAAGGGCCTGGAGGAGATGGTGAGGCAGCAGGAGAAG GTCATCGAGGTGATGGAGCGGGTGCTGCAGGACAGGCTCTCCATGAGCACTGAGAAACCAACAG gGGACCTGCACGCCCTGCTGCTGGCCGAGAACCGCAGGCTGCGGGAGGAGCTGGCgaggcccccccgccccccatcGCCCCCCATGGCCCCACGTGCCTCCCATGGCACACGGAACATCTTCGGTGGCACGGAGAAGCTGTCGCTGCTGGCCAGGCTGGAGGAGGCACAAGCCCGCGGGCGTGTGATGGAGAGGCAG CTGGAGGAGGCGGCGAGGAGGTGGGGACGGGagaagcaggagctgggcatGCGGCTGCTGGAGCGGGAGCACGGCTttgggggctcagccccccactctccccacgtccccacctcG AAACAACCCCCAGGCTCCACCTTCTCCCCAAGGAGACCCCGGACCCTGGACCCCCTGCCCTAG
- the CCDC33 gene encoding coiled-coil domain-containing protein 33 isoform X2, translating to MDGWIDGWMKRRMDRWRVGYKRGKTGCFCAPPRWLWPSGQTSSAQLRGAGCQGKPVPVVGCRRCWGATGSAAGWQEVSRYRLALKRMAGDLLSLRRHVTSLEVENGHLRRRLAGREEPGGALLADVDVDVMTREEVLDRLATLKGELVSGTMEMRRLKDRVQRLQNELIRVPALVGAGGMAMGWGRWSPPPRAWRGGPRGFFPFLPPQKNDREKELVLLQRAHRQQQAALRRCQEQVARTKGLEEMVRQQEKVIEVMERVLQDRLSMSTEKPTGDLHALLLAENRRLREELARPPRPPSPPMAPRASHGTRNIFGGTEKLSLLARLEEAQARGRVMERQLEEAARRWGREKQELGMRLLEREHGFGGSAPHSPHVPTSIL from the exons atggatggatggatagatGGATGGATGAAGAGAAGGATGGATAGATGGAGGGTTGGTTACAAGAGGGGAAAGACTGGATGTTTCTGTGCCCCTCCGAGGTGGCTCTGGCCCTCAGGACAAACCTCCTCAGCTCAGCTCcgtggggctgggtgccagggGAAGCCCGTGCCGGTGGTGGGGTGCCGCCGGTGCTGGGGTGCCACCGGCTCTGCTGCGGGCTGGCAGGAGGTGAGCAGGTACCGCCTGGCGCTGAAGCGGATGGCGGGCGACCTCCTGTCCCTGCGCCGGCACGTCACCAGCCTGGAGGTGGAGAACGGGCACCTGCGGCGCAGGCTGGCCGGGCGCGAGGAGCCGGGCGGCGCTCTGCTCGCCGACGTGGACGTGGACGTGATGACCAGGGAGGAGGTCCTGGACCGCCTGG CCACCCTGAAGGGCGAGCTGGTGTCGGGCACGATGGAGATGCGGCGGCTGAAGGACCGCGTGCAGCGGCTGCAGAACGAGCTGATCCGGGTACCGGCACTCGTGGGCGCGGGCGGGATGGCGATGGGGTGGGGGCGTTGGTCCCCACCACCCCGAGCATGGCGCGGAGGCCCTCggggtttttttcccttccttcccccccagAAGAATGACCGGGAGAaggagctggtgctgctccAGCGAGCGCACCGGCAGCAGCAAGCCGCTCTCAGGAGGTGCCAGGAGCAGGTGGCCAGGACTAAGGGCCTGGAGGAGATGGTGAGGCAGCAGGAGAAG GTCATCGAGGTGATGGAGCGGGTGCTGCAGGACAGGCTCTCCATGAGCACTGAGAAACCAACAG gGGACCTGCACGCCCTGCTGCTGGCCGAGAACCGCAGGCTGCGGGAGGAGCTGGCgaggcccccccgccccccatcGCCCCCCATGGCCCCACGTGCCTCCCATGGCACACGGAACATCTTCGGTGGCACGGAGAAGCTGTCGCTGCTGGCCAGGCTGGAGGAGGCACAAGCCCGCGGGCGTGTGATGGAGAGGCAG CTGGAGGAGGCGGCGAGGAGGTGGGGACGGGagaagcaggagctgggcatGCGGCTGCTGGAGCGGGAGCACGGCTttgggggctcagccccccactctccccacgtccccacctcG